A genomic region of Mesobacillus jeotgali contains the following coding sequences:
- the yqeK gene encoding bis(5'-nucleosyl)-tetraphosphatase (symmetrical) YqeK, whose protein sequence is MEREQAFQIVKPQLTEHRFQHTLGVMETAIKLAGIYGADIKKAELAAIFHDYAKFRPKDEMRQIIEEQKMPPILLEFNSELWHAPVGAFLAEKEAGIDDKEVLDAIRYHTSGRIGMTLLDKVIYLADYIEPGRHFPGVDEVRELAENDLDRALIQSMKNTIQFLMKKNQPVFPDTFNAYNSIVQNSGG, encoded by the coding sequence ATGGAACGTGAACAAGCATTTCAGATTGTGAAGCCACAACTGACTGAACACCGCTTTCAGCATACTCTTGGCGTGATGGAGACAGCCATCAAGCTGGCCGGGATTTATGGAGCAGATATTAAGAAAGCGGAACTGGCTGCTATTTTTCATGATTATGCTAAATTTCGCCCGAAGGATGAAATGAGACAAATCATTGAGGAACAAAAAATGCCTCCAATCTTGCTTGAGTTTAACAGTGAGCTCTGGCATGCGCCAGTCGGGGCGTTCCTCGCAGAGAAGGAAGCGGGAATCGACGACAAGGAAGTACTTGATGCAATCCGTTACCATACTTCAGGAAGGATTGGCATGACGCTTCTTGATAAAGTCATCTATCTGGCTGATTACATTGAACCAGGCCGCCATTTTCCAGGAGTGGATGAAGTCAGGGAACTGGCAGAGAATGATTTGGACAGAGCATTGATCCAATCCATGAAAAATACAATTCAATTTTTAATGAAGAAAAACCAGCCGGTCTTTCCAGATACATTTAATGCATACAACAGCATCGTACAAAATTCAGGAGGTTGA
- a CDS encoding nicotinate-nucleotide adenylyltransferase → MKKVGILGGTFNPPHTGHLVIANEVLHAYGLDEVWFMPNQVPPHKTVDEPISHSDRLAMLELAIADNKQFRIEKAELERSGRSYTYETMKILKDMYKETDFHFIIGGDMVEYLPKWHKIDELLKMVKFVGVSRPSYNTETPYDILYAETPQMDISSSMIRDRVRDGRSIRYLLPDPVRVYIEEHGLYGT, encoded by the coding sequence TTGAAAAAAGTTGGCATTTTAGGCGGAACCTTCAACCCGCCGCACACCGGACATTTAGTTATTGCGAATGAAGTGTTACATGCTTATGGACTTGATGAGGTTTGGTTCATGCCAAATCAGGTGCCGCCGCACAAAACTGTAGATGAGCCCATCAGCCATTCAGACAGGCTGGCTATGCTCGAGCTTGCTATCGCCGATAACAAGCAATTCAGGATTGAAAAAGCAGAACTTGAGAGAAGCGGCCGATCTTATACGTATGAAACGATGAAAATATTAAAAGATATGTATAAAGAAACCGATTTCCACTTTATCATTGGCGGAGATATGGTTGAATATCTGCCCAAATGGCATAAAATAGATGAATTATTGAAAATGGTCAAGTTTGTGGGTGTCAGCAGACCATCATACAATACCGAAACACCATATGATATTCTTTATGCAGAGACACCTCAAATGGATATCTCTTCAAGTATGATTAGAGATAGAGTGAGGGACGGCCGAAGCATACGCTATCTGCTGCCCGATCCGGTTAGGGTTTATATAGAGGAGCATGGTTTATATGGAACGTGA
- the yhbY gene encoding ribosome assembly RNA-binding protein YhbY — protein sequence MLTGKQKRFLRSKAHHLTPIFQVGKGGVNENMIKQIADVLEARELIKVSILQNCDEDRDTVAEQLSRGAKAELVQVIGNTIVLYKESRENKQIVLPR from the coding sequence ATGTTAACAGGTAAGCAGAAACGTTTTTTAAGATCGAAAGCCCATCATCTTACTCCAATTTTTCAAGTTGGAAAAGGTGGGGTAAATGAAAATATGATCAAGCAAATCGCAGATGTACTGGAAGCTAGAGAGTTGATTAAGGTAAGCATCCTGCAGAACTGTGATGAGGATAGGGATACTGTGGCTGAACAGCTTTCTCGTGGTGCAAAAGCAGAGCTTGTTCAGGTAATCGGTAATACCATTGTTTTATATAAAGAGTCCCGTGAAAATAAGCAAATCGTTCTTCCAAGATAA
- the aroE gene encoding shikimate dehydrogenase, protein MKKMFGVIGDPIAHSMSPAMHNDLFDLYGIDAVYLPFRVSNGNLEDAVKGLKALGVSGFNVTIPHKTDIITHLDKVDPLARAIGAVNTVKNENGLLVGYNTDGPGFVKGLEYLAADLGSRSALIIGAGGASRAIYFSMAQAGIERIDLYNRTPEKAEELVDSCPFKVASKIIGREAAEKSLADYQLIIQTTSIGMVPDTESLPLSPENISQNTIVSDIIYNPLQTKFLKEAFRRGAAVQNGVGMFVFQGALAFEIWTGIFPDVDRMEMNVLRNLGG, encoded by the coding sequence ATGAAAAAAATGTTCGGTGTCATCGGAGATCCTATAGCTCATTCGATGTCTCCTGCCATGCATAATGATTTATTTGATCTTTATGGAATCGATGCAGTTTATTTGCCTTTCCGTGTGAGCAACGGGAATCTTGAGGATGCTGTAAAAGGCTTGAAAGCGCTCGGTGTGAGCGGATTCAATGTAACAATTCCGCATAAGACAGATATCATCACTCACCTGGATAAAGTCGATCCTCTGGCAAGGGCAATAGGAGCCGTCAACACAGTCAAGAATGAAAATGGCCTTCTGGTAGGCTATAATACTGATGGCCCTGGCTTTGTTAAAGGGCTAGAATATTTGGCTGCTGATCTTGGTTCAAGATCAGCTTTGATTATTGGTGCAGGTGGTGCTTCAAGAGCCATTTACTTTTCGATGGCACAGGCCGGTATTGAGCGAATTGACCTGTATAATCGCACTCCCGAAAAGGCTGAAGAGCTTGTCGACTCTTGCCCTTTCAAAGTGGCATCAAAGATTATTGGCCGGGAAGCTGCTGAAAAGTCACTTGCAGATTATCAGCTAATCATACAGACAACTTCTATTGGTATGGTGCCTGATACAGAAAGTTTGCCGCTGTCTCCTGAAAACATAAGCCAAAATACGATAGTTAGTGATATAATTTATAATCCATTGCAAACAAAGTTTTTAAAGGAAGCTTTCAGAAGGGGAGCTGCTGTCCAGAATGGTGTAGGAATGTTTGTTTTTCAGGGAGCGCTTGCTTTTGAGATATGGACAGGGATTTTTCCTGACGTTGATAGAATGGAAATGAATGTTTTAAGAAATTTAGGAGGTTAA
- the yqeH gene encoding ribosome biogenesis GTPase YqeH — MSEQFNCTGCGVKIQTENPEELGYAPASSLEKEVVVCQRCFRLKNYNEIQDVSLTDDDFLKILNELSSREALIVKIVDIFDFNGSWLPGIQRFAGKNPVLLIGNKADLVPKSVKQRKLIDWMKKESRDLGLNPIDVSLVSAAKGYNIREAAVAIDEYRNGKDVYIVGCTNVGKSTFINRIIKEVTGEGDVITTSHFPGTTLDMIEIPLEDGKAIVDTPGIINHHQMAHYVDKRDLKFITPKKEIKPKVYQLNEEQTLFFGGLARFDYLSGGRRSFSCYVPNEINIHRTKLEKADELYKNHAGELLTPPRREQMDEFPELVRHEFTIKEAKTDVVFSGLGWVTVNDAGAKIAAHVPKGVHVMLRRSLI; from the coding sequence TTGAGTGAGCAATTTAACTGTACAGGCTGTGGTGTGAAAATCCAGACGGAAAACCCAGAGGAATTAGGGTATGCTCCGGCCTCTTCGTTAGAAAAAGAAGTTGTGGTATGCCAGAGATGCTTTCGTTTAAAAAACTATAATGAAATCCAGGATGTTAGCCTGACGGATGACGACTTTTTAAAAATATTGAATGAACTTAGCAGCAGGGAGGCCCTGATTGTTAAGATTGTTGATATTTTTGACTTCAATGGGAGCTGGCTGCCAGGGATCCAGCGGTTCGCCGGGAAAAATCCAGTTTTATTGATCGGCAACAAAGCTGATCTTGTTCCAAAATCGGTCAAACAGCGAAAGTTGATCGACTGGATGAAGAAGGAATCCAGGGATTTGGGACTCAATCCGATTGATGTATCACTCGTCAGTGCTGCGAAAGGATATAATATCAGGGAAGCTGCTGTGGCAATTGATGAATATCGCAATGGCAAGGATGTTTATATTGTAGGCTGTACGAATGTAGGGAAATCTACTTTTATCAATAGGATCATCAAGGAAGTGACAGGGGAAGGTGATGTGATCACTACTTCTCACTTTCCTGGAACTACTCTTGATATGATAGAAATACCGCTTGAGGACGGAAAAGCGATTGTTGATACACCGGGTATCATCAACCATCATCAGATGGCGCACTACGTGGATAAGCGTGATTTGAAATTCATCACTCCTAAAAAAGAAATCAAGCCGAAGGTGTACCAATTAAATGAAGAGCAGACCCTGTTTTTCGGCGGGCTGGCTCGTTTCGATTATCTATCAGGTGGGAGAAGGTCTTTTTCATGCTATGTGCCGAATGAAATCAACATTCACCGAACAAAGCTTGAAAAAGCGGATGAACTGTATAAGAATCATGCAGGTGAACTTCTGACACCGCCGCGGCGTGAGCAGATGGATGAATTCCCTGAACTGGTCCGACATGAGTTCACAATTAAGGAAGCGAAAACCGATGTCGTATTTTCAGGGCTTGGCTGGGTAACGGTCAATGATGCTGGCGCAAAAATCGCGGCGCATGTCCCTAAAGGCGTTCATGTAATGCTGAGAAGGTCACTTATTTAG
- a CDS encoding YqeG family HAD IIIA-type phosphatase — MLKHFLPDQHVKSIFEITPESLKDKGVKGIITDLDNTLVEWDRPYATPLLIEWFENMREHEILVTIVSNNNEKRVRAFSDPLKIPFIFQARKPMTRAFNKALKQMGLRKEETVVIGDQLLTDVLGGNRSGFHTILVVPVAQTDGFVTRFNRKVERRILNWFRKKGKLNWED; from the coding sequence TTGCTAAAGCATTTTTTGCCGGACCAGCATGTGAAAAGTATATTTGAAATCACGCCCGAAAGCCTGAAAGATAAAGGTGTGAAGGGAATCATAACAGATCTTGATAACACACTCGTTGAGTGGGATCGTCCCTATGCGACGCCCCTGCTCATCGAGTGGTTTGAAAATATGAGGGAACATGAAATACTCGTAACAATTGTTTCAAATAATAATGAGAAAAGAGTCAGGGCATTTTCTGATCCGCTTAAAATACCATTCATATTTCAGGCGAGAAAACCGATGACTCGTGCTTTTAATAAAGCATTAAAACAAATGGGATTGAGAAAAGAAGAAACGGTCGTGATCGGTGACCAGCTTTTAACCGATGTACTTGGCGGCAACAGAAGCGGCTTCCATACAATTCTAGTTGTTCCGGTTGCACAGACAGATGGGTTTGTGACTAGGTTCAACAGAAAAGTAGAAAGAAGAATTTTAAATTGGTTCAGGAAAAAAGGAAAGCTGAATTGGGAGGACTAA
- the sda gene encoding sporulation histidine kinase inhibitor Sda — protein MRKLSDELLIESYFKARELNLSYEFIRLIETEIHRRSLSNRIKASS, from the coding sequence ATGCGTAAACTGTCGGACGAGCTGTTGATCGAGTCTTATTTTAAAGCAAGAGAATTGAATTTAAGCTATGAGTTTATTCGTTTGATTGAAACGGAAATCCACCGGCGTTCATTATCTAACCGAATTAAAGCCTCATCCTGA
- a CDS encoding phosphatidylserine decarboxylase, protein MFQSIYRLLIELTNGKWTSAILHKFAKSKSSKRIIPSFAKTYNINQEEMEKPIGEYENLHQFFIRNLKEGARRIDEDPFSVVSPVDSVIEEVGQIEADKTILVKGKVYSISEMLGSDEAMARYEQGTYMIFYLSPSHYHQIHSPVTGEVINQWTLGLKSYPVNKMGLKYGNYPLSKNYRKITEIRHKAGMAAVIKVGAMFVNSIETTHDGQKVDKGEQMAYFTFGSTVVLLFEKDTINLLPKIAPPYHIKYGEKIGTINGQG, encoded by the coding sequence TTGTTCCAATCTATATATCGCTTGCTTATAGAATTGACAAATGGGAAGTGGACTTCGGCCATTTTGCATAAATTCGCAAAATCCAAGAGCAGCAAAAGAATCATTCCATCTTTTGCTAAAACTTATAACATCAACCAGGAGGAGATGGAGAAACCAATCGGAGAATATGAAAATCTCCATCAATTTTTCATCAGGAACCTTAAAGAAGGCGCAAGGAGAATAGATGAGGATCCTTTTTCAGTTGTTAGTCCAGTAGATTCAGTAATCGAAGAGGTTGGACAAATCGAGGCTGATAAAACGATCCTGGTAAAGGGAAAGGTTTATTCTATTTCTGAGATGCTCGGAAGTGATGAAGCAATGGCGAGGTACGAGCAGGGTACTTATATGATCTTTTATTTGAGCCCAAGCCACTACCATCAAATTCACAGCCCTGTAACTGGTGAGGTAATCAATCAATGGACTTTGGGCTTAAAGTCGTACCCTGTCAATAAAATGGGATTGAAATATGGAAACTACCCATTATCTAAAAACTACCGTAAGATCACTGAAATCAGGCATAAAGCGGGCATGGCAGCTGTTATTAAGGTAGGCGCAATGTTTGTTAACTCAATCGAAACCACCCATGACGGCCAAAAGGTGGATAAAGGTGAGCAAATGGCATATTTCACCTTCGGTTCAACTGTAGTCTTGCTGTTTGAAAAAGACACTATTAACCTGCTGCCGAAAATTGCTCCTCCATATCATATTAAATATGGCGAGAAAATCGGCACAATAAATGGACAAGGCTAA
- the pssA gene encoding CDP-diacylglycerol--serine O-phosphatidyltransferase, which translates to MFLHDVLDSTVKKVKSQTANLLTLANLSLGGFAIIVAIHGNLNLSLLLIFIAALADRFDGMVARKLNIESELGKQLDSMSDIISFGVAPALLIYQGILSDFGAPGAFFIVFYIGCGAFRLARFNITENCGYFTGLPITAAGVLATLSFLAIPHVAPQTFLFIMMTLSLLMVSPFKLRKV; encoded by the coding sequence ATGTTTCTGCATGATGTACTCGACTCAACAGTCAAGAAAGTAAAATCCCAGACAGCCAATCTTCTGACATTGGCGAATCTTTCTTTAGGTGGATTCGCGATTATCGTGGCCATTCACGGCAATCTGAACTTAAGCCTCTTATTGATTTTCATCGCCGCCCTTGCTGACAGATTTGACGGCATGGTAGCCAGAAAACTTAATATTGAATCAGAACTTGGAAAGCAGCTTGATTCCATGAGTGATATTATATCATTTGGAGTTGCACCTGCATTATTAATCTATCAGGGAATTTTATCCGATTTCGGTGCTCCTGGAGCCTTCTTCATCGTTTTTTATATAGGCTGTGGCGCCTTCCGCCTTGCACGATTCAATATCACCGAGAATTGCGGGTATTTCACAGGTTTGCCAATCACAGCAGCAGGAGTGCTGGCAACGCTAAGCTTCCTGGCCATCCCCCATGTTGCACCTCAGACATTCCTGTTCATTATGATGACTCTTAGTCTGCTGATGGTCAGTCCATTCAAACTGAGAAAAGTATAA
- a CDS encoding M3 family oligoendopeptidase — translation MSNTYSEVWDLDVFFEGGSASPDFAAHLKAAGEEITQFKKELEDWQPADKKSDAGRLASLVEMFDGAARKVRQAGAFVSCLHAQNTGDKKAGQLKSAVTELSASLQTALTIFDQKLSSFSENVWEELVQEGLLHELRFVLTERRDRAAEKLSEKEESAINALSVDGYHGWGQMYDLLVGNTKINYKEESLSVGQAANKLSDADRSVRKEIFAQWEKAWGENEDAYAKTLNHLAGFRLNVYKLRGWDDVLKEPLDINRMKKETLDAMWEVISENKEPFVQFLNRKAKLLGVDKLSWYDLDAPIGSTESKMSYQEGADFIVDNFEQFGKEMADFAKMAFENKWIEAEDRPGKAPGGFHTFFPESSQSRIFMTYSGTPSNVSTLAHELGHGFHTYAMRDLHLLNRNYAMNVAETASTFAEMIVSDASVKNAKSKEEKLSLLEDKIQRSVALLMNIHSRFLFETKFYEERKQGVVNAERLGELMENAQTEAYGGALDEYHPLFWASKLHFFITGVPFYNFPYTFGYLFSLGIYAMAQEEGKGYEEKYIALLKDSASMTVEDLAQKHLNVDLTKKDFWEKAVRMCVEDVEEFMALTE, via the coding sequence ATGTCCAATACATACTCAGAAGTCTGGGACTTAGACGTATTTTTTGAAGGAGGAAGTGCTTCTCCTGATTTCGCTGCGCACCTAAAGGCTGCAGGTGAGGAGATCACACAATTTAAGAAGGAACTTGAGGACTGGCAGCCAGCTGACAAGAAAAGCGATGCTGGGAGGCTGGCAAGTCTTGTTGAAATGTTTGATGGAGCAGCCAGGAAGGTAAGGCAGGCAGGGGCTTTTGTAAGCTGTTTGCATGCTCAGAATACTGGTGATAAAAAAGCTGGCCAATTAAAATCGGCCGTTACAGAATTGAGTGCATCATTGCAAACGGCGCTGACGATCTTTGACCAGAAGCTATCCAGCTTTTCGGAGAATGTCTGGGAGGAGCTTGTCCAGGAAGGTCTGTTGCATGAGTTGCGTTTTGTACTGACAGAGCGTCGCGATCGGGCTGCGGAAAAGCTATCAGAAAAAGAGGAATCCGCAATCAATGCCTTGAGTGTAGATGGCTATCATGGCTGGGGCCAAATGTATGACCTTCTTGTTGGCAATACGAAAATTAATTATAAAGAGGAAAGTTTATCTGTCGGCCAGGCAGCTAATAAGCTCTCTGATGCTGACCGCTCTGTACGGAAGGAAATTTTTGCTCAATGGGAAAAAGCCTGGGGAGAGAATGAGGATGCCTACGCAAAGACCCTGAACCACCTTGCAGGCTTTCGATTGAATGTCTATAAGCTTCGCGGCTGGGACGATGTGTTGAAAGAGCCGCTTGATATTAATAGGATGAAAAAAGAAACTCTTGATGCCATGTGGGAAGTCATCTCTGAAAATAAGGAGCCATTTGTACAGTTCCTGAATCGTAAAGCGAAGCTGCTTGGAGTTGATAAGCTAAGTTGGTATGATTTGGATGCGCCAATTGGCAGTACGGAATCAAAAATGTCCTATCAGGAAGGGGCAGATTTCATCGTTGATAACTTCGAGCAATTTGGCAAGGAAATGGCCGACTTTGCGAAAATGGCGTTTGAAAATAAGTGGATTGAAGCGGAAGATCGTCCTGGAAAAGCTCCTGGAGGATTCCATACTTTCTTTCCGGAGAGCAGCCAATCCCGAATATTTATGACCTACTCAGGAACACCATCCAATGTCTCCACACTGGCTCACGAGCTTGGACATGGGTTCCACACATATGCTATGAGGGATTTACACTTGCTGAATCGTAATTATGCGATGAACGTTGCTGAAACTGCCTCTACATTTGCTGAAATGATTGTTTCTGACGCTTCTGTAAAAAATGCGAAATCGAAAGAAGAGAAGCTCAGTCTGTTAGAGGATAAAATTCAGCGGTCGGTCGCGCTATTGATGAATATTCATTCCAGGTTCCTTTTTGAGACGAAATTCTATGAAGAGCGCAAGCAAGGAGTTGTCAACGCTGAAAGACTGGGTGAATTGATGGAAAATGCACAAACCGAAGCATACGGAGGAGCACTAGATGAGTATCACCCGTTATTCTGGGCTTCGAAACTGCACTTCTTTATTACCGGAGTGCCGTTTTATAACTTCCCGTATACATTCGGCTACTTATTCTCCCTTGGCATTTATGCAATGGCCCAGGAGGAAGGGAAAGGATATGAAGAAAAATATATCGCTCTGTTAAAGGATTCGGCTTCTATGACAGTCGAGGACCTGGCGCAAAAACACCTGAACGTCGATCTCACAAAAAAGGATTTCTGGGAAAAAGCAGTTCGCATGTGTGTTGAGGATGTCGAAGAATTTATGGCATTGACAGAGTAG
- a CDS encoding response regulator transcription factor, producing the protein MATILLVDDETRMLDLLALYLTPAGYKCIKRTSGNEAISFLEDNHADLVLLDVMMPELDGWETCSEIRRHWDIPVIMLTARSEKPDVVRGLKIGADDYITKPFDEGELIARIEAVLRRQSVKSHLLDFNGLKLNTDSYDVQYNGILIPLTPKEFALLSLFLQNINKVFTREHLISTIWGYGVDTEDRTIDSHVRNLRDKLRKSGFAVDDYLSTVWGVGYKWID; encoded by the coding sequence ATGGCCACGATTTTGTTAGTAGATGATGAAACGCGTATGCTTGATTTGCTTGCGCTTTATTTAACACCAGCAGGATATAAATGCATTAAAAGAACTTCCGGCAATGAGGCCATCAGCTTCCTGGAGGATAACCATGCTGATCTCGTGCTGCTTGATGTCATGATGCCCGAGCTGGATGGCTGGGAGACATGCAGTGAAATTCGCAGGCATTGGGATATTCCCGTCATCATGCTTACTGCCAGGAGTGAGAAGCCAGACGTTGTCAGAGGCTTAAAAATTGGAGCTGATGACTATATAACCAAGCCTTTTGATGAGGGTGAATTAATTGCTAGAATCGAAGCAGTGCTTCGGAGACAATCTGTCAAAAGTCACCTTCTCGATTTTAATGGCTTGAAGCTTAACACGGATTCCTATGATGTACAGTATAATGGCATTTTGATTCCCCTCACACCTAAGGAGTTTGCCCTGCTCAGCCTGTTTTTGCAAAACATTAATAAGGTTTTCACAAGGGAACACTTAATTTCAACCATATGGGGATACGGTGTCGATACAGAAGACCGTACGATTGATTCACATGTAAGGAACCTTAGGGATAAACTTCGTAAATCCGGTTTTGCGGTGGACGATTATTTGTCTACTGTTTGGGGCGTGGGCTATAAATGGATTGATTAA
- a CDS encoding group I truncated hemoglobin — METLYDRLGGKDAISKVVDVFYKKVLADETVNKFFEETDMEKQRRHQSLFISWALGGPNQYSGRSMELAHKGMNLNDEHFGAIANHLAASLREFNVSEEDINEVLEKLTGMKNDILHK; from the coding sequence ATGGAAACTTTATACGACCGTCTAGGTGGAAAAGACGCCATTTCAAAAGTAGTTGATGTTTTTTACAAAAAGGTTCTAGCAGATGAAACAGTCAATAAGTTTTTCGAGGAAACGGACATGGAAAAACAGCGCAGGCATCAATCCTTGTTTATCAGCTGGGCATTGGGCGGACCAAACCAATATTCCGGAAGAAGCATGGAGCTCGCGCATAAAGGCATGAACCTGAATGATGAGCACTTTGGCGCCATCGCCAATCACCTTGCTGCTAGCCTAAGGGAATTCAATGTATCGGAAGAAGACATCAATGAAGTACTGGAGAAACTGACAGGCATGAAGAATGATATTCTGCATAAATAA
- a CDS encoding DUF1641 domain-containing protein yields the protein MATETPQAQEKEQHKLVGFTDAAMNAVTGEMVSTIAETGVKMVEMADDLLQPETLSLLKALPEVAENLERTLMEVKRMEETGVLKSLLQLADMAAAMKGAMTGPMVTDMAEKAIKGVELADSFVQLGAIDLVDGMLTAFHNAQEETKDKEPLSSMQLMKAVTQRETREGMTLMISFLQNLPKQLNK from the coding sequence ATGGCTACAGAGACACCTCAAGCTCAAGAAAAAGAACAACATAAACTCGTCGGCTTCACCGATGCAGCCATGAATGCGGTAACCGGTGAAATGGTCTCGACGATTGCCGAAACAGGCGTAAAGATGGTCGAGATGGCCGATGATTTGCTTCAGCCTGAAACGCTTTCCTTATTAAAAGCCCTTCCTGAGGTGGCTGAGAACCTCGAGCGTACTTTAATGGAAGTAAAACGCATGGAAGAAACCGGTGTTCTTAAATCACTTTTGCAGCTCGCTGATATGGCTGCAGCCATGAAGGGGGCTATGACAGGGCCTATGGTTACCGACATGGCTGAAAAGGCTATTAAAGGTGTAGAACTTGCAGATTCCTTCGTTCAGCTTGGTGCCATTGATCTGGTGGACGGTATGCTTACTGCGTTCCATAATGCTCAAGAGGAAACAAAGGATAAAGAACCGTTATCATCTATGCAGCTGATGAAGGCTGTCACGCAGAGAGAAACAAGGGAAGGCATGACATTAATGATCTCCTTCCTGCAAAACCTGCCGAAACAATTGAATAAATAA
- a CDS encoding NAD(P)/FAD-dependent oxidoreductase: protein MTKKIVILGAGSAGTMVANRLARQLGEEIKKREVEVTLISNTEKHIYQPGYLFIAFNEKPSEHFIRKQETLVHRHVNLVYDDVEKIDVEKKMVKGKKQYQYDYLVIATGSHPDLDSVPGLREGAHNFYTLDGAERLRDDLAAMEKGRILITIDVPHKCPAAPLELALMLDDYYRKNGRRKDIEIKYAYPIGRIHSLVPVAEWGLPQFEKRDIKYETFFNLEEVDPKRKVAITMDGSEHEYDMLITIPAHTGAKAVMDSGIGDESGFIPTNRTTLKMIGQDDVYVIGDATNLPISKAGSTAHYQSESLVANIISRLTGRPETAVYNGKVACFLENSLEDASMITFDYNNPPQPAETSDLLHWFKAVYNELYWLNAKGIL from the coding sequence ATGACAAAGAAAATTGTTATTCTTGGTGCCGGCAGCGCGGGAACAATGGTCGCAAACAGATTAGCCCGCCAGCTTGGGGAAGAAATCAAGAAGCGTGAAGTCGAAGTCACTTTGATTTCCAATACAGAAAAGCATATCTACCAGCCAGGGTACTTATTCATCGCTTTCAATGAAAAGCCATCTGAGCACTTCATCAGAAAGCAGGAAACTCTTGTTCATCGACATGTAAACCTTGTATATGATGATGTCGAAAAAATCGATGTCGAGAAGAAAATGGTCAAAGGAAAGAAGCAGTATCAATATGACTATCTTGTCATTGCAACTGGATCACACCCTGACCTCGACAGTGTACCTGGTTTAAGAGAAGGAGCGCACAATTTCTATACACTTGATGGTGCAGAACGCCTGCGCGATGATCTTGCAGCGATGGAAAAAGGAAGAATCCTGATCACGATCGATGTGCCGCATAAATGTCCTGCAGCTCCGCTAGAGCTAGCTCTAATGCTTGATGACTATTACCGCAAGAATGGCAGACGCAAGGATATCGAAATCAAATACGCTTATCCTATCGGACGTATCCATTCATTGGTTCCGGTTGCAGAATGGGGACTTCCGCAGTTTGAAAAGCGCGATATCAAATACGAAACATTCTTCAATCTTGAAGAAGTGGATCCAAAGCGCAAGGTGGCCATCACAATGGATGGATCGGAACACGAATATGACATGCTGATTACGATCCCAGCCCATACTGGCGCTAAAGCAGTGATGGATTCTGGTATTGGAGATGAGTCCGGCTTCATTCCAACAAATCGTACAACATTGAAAATGATTGGCCAGGATGATGTGTACGTAATTGGTGACGCTACGAACCTTCCAATCAGCAAAGCTGGTTCAACTGCACACTACCAATCTGAATCACTTGTTGCCAATATCATCAGCAGATTGACTGGGCGCCCGGAAACAGCTGTATACAATGGCAAGGTAGCTTGCTTCCTTGAAAACAGCCTTGAAGATGCGAGTATGATTACATTTGACTACAACAACCCGCCACAGCCAGCAGAAACTTCAGACCTGCTGCATTGGTTCAAAGCAGTATACAATGAGCTTTACTGGTTAAATGCCAAAGGGATTTTATAG
- a CDS encoding sulfurtransferase TusA family protein → MSEVQVTKSIDARGAYCPGPLMELVKGIKTAQVGDVVEVLSTDKGSAVDIPEWVNKMGHEIAYLENEGDEFKIAVKKVK, encoded by the coding sequence ATGAGTGAAGTACAAGTAACTAAATCAATCGATGCAAGAGGAGCATATTGCCCTGGACCGCTAATGGAATTGGTAAAAGGAATCAAGACAGCACAAGTTGGCGATGTCGTGGAAGTCCTTTCTACTGATAAAGGTTCAGCAGTCGATATCCCTGAATGGGTAAACAAAATGGGCCACGAAATTGCCTACCTCGAAAATGAAGGCGATGAATTCAAGATCGCGGTTAAAAAGGTAAAGTAA